The following DNA comes from Terriglobales bacterium.
CCGTCGGCCAGTTCCGCTTCAGCCTCAGCGTCACCGACTCGGGCACCCCCGCCGACGGGCGGGAGCGGGTCTTTTTCCTGGAGGTGGTGCCGCCTCTTCTGCTGGTGTGGAGGCAGATGCCCGCCGTGGATGGCGACCGCATCGCCGGCTCGGCGGACATCACCAATTACACCCCCGACGAGTTCGACCTGACCTACATCGTGGTGGCGGTGAACGAGATCGGCAAAGCCTTCGCCCTGGGCTACCAGCACGGCCCCATGAAGGGCGCGAGCGGGCCGCTGGAGTTCCCCTTCGGCGCGGGCATGAACCTGCCTCGCGGCCGCTATGTGGTGCACGTGGACGCGGTGGCCGAGGTCGCGGCGCGCAAGGCCATCTATCGCGCCCGCCTCCAGGCCGGAGAGTTCCAGGTCCCGTAGTGCCGCTCCACGCCGGCTGGGGTTACGGCAGTTCGCCCTCACTCATGGTGAAGAGGAAGGGGCTGGGTGTGTAGTCGGTGAAGACCCCGATCACCTGGATC
Coding sequences within:
- a CDS encoding Ig domain-containing protein, whose protein sequence is MRRSPLCLSACLLLLLMGAAAWVRAQEAPPDRDPLVLATDSLPRGVTQLPYELQLRARGGTPPLHWRVASGALPPGIELDAEHGRLHGTPGAVGQFRFSLSVTDSGTPADGRERVFFLEVVPPLLLVWRQMPAVDGDRIAGSADITNYTPDEFDLTYIVVAVNEIGKAFALGYQHGPMKGASGPLEFPFGAGMNLPRGRYVVHVDAVAEVAARKAIYRARLQAGEFQVP